One Mixta gaviniae genomic window carries:
- a CDS encoding nitroreductase family protein: protein MNPVIETLINHRSDRSYLDKAIPDAVLDDIILSAYRAPTSVHSQQVSVIVTRDKATKAKIAELAGGQPWIAQAPVFITFVLDMHKTREGMALIGEQQIAHESIESIVSGSTDVGIALASAMAAARAQGLGVVPIGGMRRSPEAFIELFELPALTFPLVGLALGYVDRPADLKPRLPLSTFRHEEKYQTEGMVEQIAQFNGELEQHWKTINRDGGENWSQTVANYYKNIYFPDVLPALVQQGFGKDK, encoded by the coding sequence ATGAATCCGGTAATTGAAACATTGATCAATCATCGCAGCGATCGTAGTTATCTTGATAAGGCGATTCCGGATGCCGTTCTGGATGACATTATCCTTTCTGCGTATCGCGCCCCGACCTCGGTACACTCTCAGCAGGTTTCGGTGATCGTCACGCGCGACAAAGCGACCAAAGCGAAAATCGCCGAACTGGCGGGCGGCCAGCCGTGGATCGCTCAGGCGCCGGTCTTTATTACCTTCGTGCTGGATATGCATAAGACCCGTGAGGGGATGGCGCTGATCGGCGAACAGCAGATCGCCCATGAAAGTATTGAAAGTATCGTTTCCGGCAGCACCGACGTCGGCATTGCGCTGGCTTCGGCGATGGCGGCGGCGCGCGCGCAGGGTCTCGGCGTGGTGCCGATCGGCGGCATGCGCAGAAGCCCGGAGGCGTTTATTGAGCTGTTCGAACTGCCGGCGCTGACGTTCCCGCTGGTGGGCCTGGCGCTGGGCTATGTCGATCGGCCTGCCGATCTGAAGCCGCGCCTGCCGCTCTCTACCTTCCGTCATGAAGAGAAATATCAGACCGAAGGTATGGTGGAACAGATCGCTCAGTTCAACGGCGAGCTGGAGCAGCACTGGAAAACCATCAACCGCGACGGCGGCGAGAACTGGAGCCAGACTGTCGCCAATTACTACAAAAACATCTACTTCCCGGACGTGCTGCCGGCGCTGGTGCAGCAGGGCTTCGGCAAGGATAAGTAA
- a CDS encoding amidohydrolase has product MSESFEPQLIAWRRELHSWPELSGKEHDTTRRIADWLRQAEIRLLDYPLATGVVAEIGSGDSLIALRADIDALPIHEATGLGWRSRHEGVMHACGHDIHSAVMLGAALLLKAQEAQLPGRVRLLFQPGEENCTGARQFIQAGALESVQAIFGMHNEPGLPTGTFATRGGAFYANADRFVIHVSGQGAHAAHPEQGIDTIVVVSQIIQALQTLTSRSISTLDSVVLSVTRVNGGKTWNVLPGSVEFGGTARTHDEQVRARLMEQVRQLAQGVAAAAGAQAEVCWHAGPPVLINDPAWARFSAGVAQQSGYRVETAELHLGGEDFALYLQQVPGAFVSIGSASEYGLHHAAFNPDEALIAPAARYFARLAQQALQHLNSRCRAALPA; this is encoded by the coding sequence ATGTCTGAATCCTTCGAGCCGCAGCTGATCGCCTGGCGCCGCGAGCTGCACAGCTGGCCGGAGCTGTCGGGCAAAGAGCATGACACCACCCGGCGCATCGCTGACTGGCTGCGCCAGGCGGAGATTCGGCTGCTGGATTATCCGCTGGCTACCGGCGTGGTGGCGGAGATCGGCAGTGGCGACAGCCTGATCGCACTGCGCGCCGATATCGATGCGCTGCCAATTCATGAAGCGACCGGACTTGGCTGGCGATCGCGCCATGAAGGGGTAATGCACGCCTGCGGGCACGATATTCACAGCGCGGTGATGCTGGGCGCGGCGCTGCTGCTGAAGGCGCAGGAGGCGCAGTTGCCCGGACGGGTGCGGCTGCTGTTTCAGCCAGGCGAGGAGAACTGCACCGGCGCGCGCCAGTTTATTCAGGCGGGCGCGCTGGAAAGCGTGCAGGCGATCTTCGGCATGCATAACGAGCCGGGCCTGCCGACCGGCACCTTTGCCACGCGCGGCGGCGCGTTTTACGCCAACGCCGATCGCTTCGTTATCCACGTCAGCGGCCAGGGGGCGCACGCCGCTCATCCCGAACAGGGCATCGACACCATTGTGGTCGTCAGTCAGATTATTCAGGCGCTGCAAACCCTCACCAGCCGCAGCATCAGCACGCTCGATAGCGTGGTGCTGAGCGTGACGCGCGTAAACGGCGGCAAAACCTGGAACGTGCTACCCGGCAGCGTCGAATTCGGTGGCACCGCGCGTACCCATGACGAGCAGGTGCGCGCCCGGCTGATGGAGCAGGTGCGGCAGCTGGCGCAGGGCGTGGCCGCCGCCGCCGGTGCGCAGGCGGAAGTGTGCTGGCATGCCGGGCCGCCGGTGTTGATCAACGATCCCGCCTGGGCGCGCTTCAGCGCCGGGGTGGCACAGCAGAGCGGCTACCGCGTCGAAACGGCGGAGCTGCATCTCGGCGGCGAAGATTTCGCCCTCTATCTGCAGCAGGTGCCCGGCGCCTTCGTCAGCATCGGCAGCGCCAGCGAATATGGCCTGCATCACGCCGCCTTTAATCCCGATGAGGCGCTGATCGCCCCGGCGGCGCGCTATTTCGCCCGACTTGCGCAGCAGGCGCTGCAACATCTCAACAGCCGATGTCGCGCGGCGCTGCCCGCCTGA
- a CDS encoding amino acid ABC transporter ATP-binding protein, with the protein MSEAIDYRADAAAQQGAITITGVSKYFGKHKALDEVSLSLAAGSVTVILGPSGSGKSTLLRTINHLERVDEGVIQIDGDYIGYQRRGDKLYELKEKAILRQRINVGYVFQNFNLFPHLTVLENLIEAPIAHRQLSRQAAIAQADRLLEVVGLRHKAQAWPRHLSGGQQQRIAIARALMLNPRVMLFDEPTSALDPELVGEVLDVIKKLARSGTTLVIVTHEIGFAREVADNVVFMVDGRIVEQGSASQVLSQPRHERTRRFLARVL; encoded by the coding sequence ATGTCTGAAGCAATTGATTACCGCGCGGACGCCGCCGCGCAGCAGGGCGCGATTACCATTACCGGCGTCAGCAAATATTTCGGCAAACATAAGGCGCTGGATGAGGTCTCCCTGTCACTGGCCGCCGGCTCGGTGACGGTGATCCTTGGGCCGTCCGGCTCGGGGAAATCGACGCTGCTGCGCACTATCAACCATCTGGAGCGGGTGGATGAGGGAGTTATACAGATCGATGGCGACTATATCGGCTACCAGCGGCGCGGCGACAAGCTCTATGAGCTGAAAGAGAAGGCGATCCTGCGTCAGCGCATTAACGTGGGCTATGTGTTTCAGAATTTCAATCTGTTTCCCCATCTGACAGTGCTGGAGAACCTGATTGAAGCGCCCATCGCCCATCGTCAGCTGTCGCGGCAGGCGGCGATTGCCCAGGCGGACCGGCTGCTTGAGGTCGTGGGCCTGCGCCATAAGGCGCAGGCCTGGCCGCGTCACCTGTCCGGCGGTCAGCAGCAGCGCATCGCCATTGCCCGCGCGCTGATGCTTAACCCGCGTGTGATGTTGTTCGATGAGCCGACTTCAGCGCTCGATCCCGAGCTGGTGGGCGAGGTGCTGGATGTGATCAAGAAGCTGGCGCGCTCCGGCACCACGCTGGTGATCGTCACCCATGAAATCGGCTTTGCGCGCGAGGTGGCGGATAACGTGGTGTTTATGGTGGATGGCCGCATCGTGGAACAGGGCAGCGCCAGCCAGGTGCTGAGCCAGCCGCGTCATGAGCGCACGCGCCGCTTTCTGGCGCGCGTGCTGTAG
- a CDS encoding AraC family transcriptional regulator encodes MFLPASTQQQEMIDLITRLAPHEGYTRTRLESVRLMRADRPLGRTPVLYEPSIVIVCQGSKRGFVADREFFYDARHYLVLSVPLPFSTETIASPETPLLAISVRLNMTAIADLVLEVDRQARGEMAAPMGIVSTPLDGALADTALRLLRALTDPLDARVLGPGIVRELCFRVLTGVQGGAIRAALASHGSFGRIARALKRIHDAYAQTLDVSLLAGEVGMSIPTFHLHFKTVTGTSPVQYLKSVRLHQARLLMIRDNLTAAAAAARVGYESTSQFNREFKRTFGRTPGEEAREMKMLFALMPVAQLENIAANH; translated from the coding sequence ATGTTCCTTCCCGCCTCGACGCAACAGCAAGAGATGATCGACCTGATTACCCGGCTGGCGCCGCATGAAGGCTATACCCGTACGCGGCTGGAGAGCGTGCGCCTGATGCGCGCCGACCGCCCACTGGGGCGCACGCCGGTGCTGTATGAACCGAGCATCGTGATCGTTTGTCAGGGAAGCAAACGCGGGTTTGTCGCGGACAGGGAATTTTTCTATGATGCCCGGCACTATCTGGTGCTGTCGGTGCCGCTGCCCTTTTCCACTGAAACGATCGCCAGCCCGGAAACGCCGTTGCTGGCGATTTCGGTACGGCTCAATATGACCGCCATCGCGGATCTGGTGCTTGAGGTTGATCGGCAGGCGCGCGGTGAAATGGCGGCGCCGATGGGGATAGTCTCAACGCCGCTTGATGGCGCGCTGGCTGATACCGCCCTGCGCCTGCTGCGGGCGCTGACCGACCCGCTCGACGCGCGGGTGCTGGGTCCGGGCATTGTCAGGGAGCTGTGCTTCCGCGTGCTGACCGGCGTGCAGGGCGGCGCCATCCGCGCCGCGCTGGCCAGTCACGGCAGTTTCGGCCGTATCGCGCGCGCCCTGAAGCGCATCCACGACGCTTACGCGCAGACGCTGGATGTCAGCCTGCTGGCGGGCGAAGTGGGCATGAGCATTCCCACCTTCCACCTTCACTTTAAAACCGTTACCGGCACCTCGCCGGTGCAGTACCTTAAATCGGTGCGCCTGCATCAGGCGCGGCTACTGATGATCCGCGATAACCTGACGGCGGCGGCCGCCGCCGCGCGCGTCGGTTATGAAAGCACCTCGCAGTTCAACCGGGAGTTCAAACGCACCTTCGGACGCACGCCCGGCGAGGAGGCGCGCGAAATGAAAATGCTCTTCGCGCTGATGCCGGTGGCACAGCTTGAGAACATCGCCGCCAACCACTAG
- a CDS encoding amino acid ABC transporter permease: MKRHQHLQVVPARYPARTVGALVALFILAAVIQSVAFNPRWEWPVFAHWFFDPAILHGLGQTLLLTLFGTLFSLIFGGLLALARLSSSWLLRALAWGYIWLFRSLPLLVVLIVLYNFSYLYETLSFGIPFTALSWGSVQTINVLGQFPAAVIGLTLVQSAYSAEIIRAGFLGVDHGQFEAASALGLSASRRTLRIILPQALRTIMPTAFNEIISLAKGTSIVYVLAMPELFYTIQMIYNRTQEVIPLLMVGAVWYLAITSVLSVLQHGVERWLARSVDRQPLPSRWRRWRLRSLSVAANKETSHV; this comes from the coding sequence ATGAAGAGGCATCAGCATTTACAGGTGGTCCCGGCGCGCTATCCGGCGCGCACCGTCGGCGCGCTGGTCGCGCTGTTTATTCTGGCGGCAGTGATCCAGTCGGTCGCTTTTAACCCGCGCTGGGAGTGGCCGGTATTCGCCCACTGGTTTTTCGACCCGGCGATCCTGCATGGGCTGGGGCAGACGCTGCTGCTGACGCTGTTCGGCACGCTGTTCAGCCTGATCTTCGGCGGCCTGCTGGCGCTGGCGCGCCTTTCCTCTTCGTGGCTGCTCCGCGCGCTCGCCTGGGGCTATATCTGGCTGTTCCGCTCGCTGCCGCTGCTGGTGGTGCTGATCGTTCTCTATAACTTCTCCTATCTCTACGAGACCCTCTCGTTCGGTATCCCTTTTACCGCGCTGTCGTGGGGGAGCGTTCAGACCATTAACGTGCTGGGGCAGTTTCCCGCCGCGGTGATCGGCCTGACGCTGGTACAGAGCGCCTACAGCGCGGAGATTATCCGCGCCGGCTTTTTGGGGGTCGATCACGGACAGTTCGAGGCCGCCTCGGCGCTGGGGCTTTCCGCCTCGCGGCGCACCTTGCGCATCATTCTGCCGCAGGCGCTGCGCACTATTATGCCCACCGCCTTTAACGAGATCATCAGCCTGGCGAAGGGCACCTCAATAGTCTATGTGCTGGCGATGCCGGAGCTGTTTTACACCATTCAGATGATCTACAACCGCACCCAGGAGGTGATCCCGCTGCTGATGGTTGGCGCAGTCTGGTATCTGGCGATCACCAGCGTGCTGTCCGTGCTGCAGCACGGCGTCGAACGATGGCTGGCGCGCAGTGTTGATCGTCAGCCGCTGCCGTCGCGCTGGCGACGCTGGCGTCTGCGTTCCCTTTCTGTTGCCGCGAATAAGGAGACAAGCCATGTCTGA
- a CDS encoding GNAT family N-acetyltransferase has protein sequence MSQPFFREVSPEAPELQPILTGLFAEYAARYGDYFARHQEPELTEWYLPPQGLFIVLERDGEIIAMGAYKPFDAETAELKRIWTRGDLRRQGLALLILQELERRALAAGYRQVYLTTGFRQPEAVRLYTGHGYQPHFDLNCDFERYSQPPHDGRLRFTKIIDAAAPVKAQA, from the coding sequence ATGAGCCAGCCATTTTTCCGCGAGGTGTCGCCCGAGGCGCCCGAACTGCAGCCGATCCTCACCGGGCTGTTCGCCGAGTACGCCGCGCGCTACGGCGACTATTTCGCCCGGCATCAGGAGCCGGAGTTGACCGAATGGTATCTGCCGCCGCAGGGACTGTTTATTGTCCTGGAGCGTGACGGCGAGATTATCGCCATGGGCGCTTACAAACCTTTTGACGCTGAAACCGCCGAGCTGAAGCGTATCTGGACGCGCGGCGACCTGCGGCGTCAGGGGCTGGCGCTGCTGATTTTACAGGAGCTGGAGCGGCGCGCGCTGGCCGCCGGCTACCGGCAGGTCTATCTCACCACCGGCTTTCGTCAGCCGGAGGCGGTGCGGCTCTATACCGGCCACGGCTATCAGCCCCATTTCGATCTCAACTGCGATTTCGAACGCTACAGTCAGCCGCCCCATGACGGCCGGCTGCGCTTTACCAAAATCATCGACGCGGCCGCGCCCGTTAAGGCGCAGGCATGA
- a CDS encoding SDR family oxidoreductase, producing MTSYDLNASKVILLTGASSGIGEATARHLALQGHRLIAGARRTDRLAALCDELRAQGATIDALALDVTQPHSVQKMADFAMEKYGKIDVLVNNAGVMPLSPLSALKIDEWNQMIDVNIKGVLHGIAAVLPVMEREKRGQVINIASIGAHAVSPTAAVYCASKYAVWAISDGLRQESDFLRVTVICPGVVESELADHITDAVARDAMRDFRRIALPPQAIAEAIGYAVAQPDGVDVSEIIVRPTASPY from the coding sequence GTGACATCTTATGACCTGAACGCATCCAAAGTTATTTTACTGACCGGCGCCAGCAGCGGCATTGGCGAGGCGACCGCTCGCCATCTGGCTCTGCAGGGGCACCGGCTGATCGCCGGCGCGCGCCGCACCGACCGGCTCGCCGCGCTGTGCGATGAACTGCGCGCGCAGGGCGCCACCATCGATGCGCTGGCGCTGGACGTAACCCAGCCGCACAGCGTGCAGAAGATGGCCGACTTCGCCATGGAGAAGTACGGGAAAATCGATGTGCTGGTGAATAACGCCGGCGTGATGCCGCTGTCGCCACTTTCCGCGCTGAAAATCGACGAGTGGAACCAGATGATCGACGTCAATATCAAAGGGGTGCTGCACGGTATCGCGGCAGTGCTGCCGGTGATGGAGAGAGAGAAACGGGGGCAGGTGATCAATATCGCCTCGATCGGTGCCCATGCGGTTTCCCCGACGGCGGCGGTCTACTGCGCCAGCAAGTATGCGGTATGGGCGATTTCCGACGGGCTGCGCCAGGAGAGTGATTTTCTGCGCGTGACGGTTATCTGTCCGGGCGTGGTGGAATCGGAGCTGGCGGACCATATCACCGACGCGGTAGCGCGCGACGCCATGCGTGATTTTCGGCGCATCGCGCTGCCGCCGCAGGCTATCGCCGAGGCGATTGGCTATGCCGTTGCGCAGCCGGATGGCGTTGACGTCAGCGAAATCATTGTACGTCCCACCGCCAGCCCCTATTAA
- the tyrP gene encoding tyrosine transporter TyrP, with translation MRNRTFGSIFIVAGTTIGAGMLAMPLAAAGVGPGVTLLLLVGLWALMCYTALLLVEVYQHAPADTGLGTLTRRYLGRPGQWLTGFSMLFLMYALTAAYISGAGELLAASLSEWFSVSISTSGGVLLFTLVAGGVVCIGTHMVDMFNRVLFSAKIILLVVMLALMMPHIHRTNLLTLPLEKGLVLSAIPVIFTSFGFHGSVPSIVSYLNGDLRKLRWVFITGSAIPLVAYIFWQLATLGAINADAFSALLASHTGLNGLLQAIRTVVASPHVELAVHLFADLALATSFLGVSLGLFDYLADLCKRNGNVTGRLQSGLLTFLPPLAFALFYPQGFVLALGYAGVALAVLALIIPVMLVWHSRRQHGAAAYKVTGGPAVLMLVFLCGIGVIVIQALIALGWLPEVG, from the coding sequence GTGAGGAATCGCACTTTTGGCAGTATTTTTATTGTAGCCGGCACCACTATTGGCGCAGGCATGTTGGCGATGCCGTTGGCCGCCGCCGGGGTTGGGCCTGGCGTCACGCTGTTATTGCTGGTCGGTCTGTGGGCATTGATGTGTTATACCGCGCTGCTGCTGGTTGAAGTGTATCAGCACGCGCCGGCCGATACCGGTCTTGGCACCCTGACGCGCCGCTATCTTGGCCGTCCGGGCCAGTGGCTTACCGGCTTCAGCATGCTGTTTTTAATGTATGCGCTTACTGCCGCCTATATCAGCGGTGCGGGCGAACTGTTGGCAGCGAGCCTGAGCGAATGGTTTTCCGTCTCGATCTCTACCAGCGGCGGCGTGTTGCTCTTTACACTGGTTGCCGGCGGCGTGGTCTGTATCGGCACCCATATGGTGGATATGTTCAACCGCGTGCTGTTCAGCGCCAAGATCATTCTGCTGGTTGTGATGCTGGCATTGATGATGCCGCATATTCATCGCACCAATCTGCTGACGCTGCCGCTGGAAAAAGGTCTGGTGCTGTCAGCCATTCCGGTGATTTTTACCTCGTTCGGCTTTCATGGCAGCGTGCCGAGCATTGTCAGCTACCTGAACGGCGATTTGCGCAAGCTGCGCTGGGTATTTATTACCGGTAGCGCCATTCCGCTGGTCGCCTATATCTTCTGGCAGCTGGCAACGCTCGGCGCAATTAATGCCGACGCTTTCAGCGCCCTGCTCGCCAGCCATACCGGGCTGAACGGGCTGCTGCAGGCGATCCGTACGGTGGTCGCTTCGCCGCACGTTGAATTAGCGGTGCATCTGTTTGCCGACCTGGCGTTGGCCACGTCGTTCCTCGGCGTCTCGCTGGGGCTATTCGATTACCTGGCGGATCTCTGTAAGCGTAACGGTAACGTTACAGGGCGGCTGCAAAGCGGGCTGCTGACCTTTCTGCCGCCGCTCGCCTTCGCCCTGTTTTATCCGCAGGGTTTTGTACTGGCGCTCGGCTACGCGGGCGTTGCCCTGGCGGTGCTGGCGTTAATCATCCCGGTTATGCTGGTATGGCATAGCCGCAGGCAGCACGGCGCGGCGGCTTATAAGGTGACCGGCGGCCCGGCAGTGCTGATGCTGGTCTTTCTCTGCGGCATCGGCGTGATTGTCATTCAGGCGCTGATTGCGCTGGGATGGCTGCCTGAGGTGGGGTAA